A region of the Pseudomonas sp. A34-9 genome:
AAGCAAGCGGCACGCCTCAGATAGGGCGGCTACCGTACTTGTTGTCCGGCTTCTTCGGAGGATCGGCGACCACATTGGCCTCCACTTCCTGAACCTTGCCGCCGCGCGACAGGAACTCTTCCATGGCCTTGGCCAGGGCGTCGCGTTCCTTGTTCTTGGCCTCAATGCTCGGCAACTCGTCTACCGACACCGCAGCCTTGGCTTTGCCTTTGGCAGCCGGGGCCGGCGCATCGTCGCCACCATCGTCGTCAGCAACGTCTTCCGCTGCTGCTTCCAGACCTTCCTCGGCCTCGTCTTCGTCGCCTACTTCGAGGTCGTCGTTTTCCAGATCATCGTCGCTCATGTTCTACCTCATG
Encoded here:
- the sutA gene encoding transcriptional regulator SutA codes for the protein MSDDDLENDDLEVGDEDEAEEGLEAAAEDVADDDGGDDAPAPAAKGKAKAAVSVDELPSIEAKNKERDALAKAMEEFLSRGGKVQEVEANVVADPPKKPDNKYGSRPI